Proteins from one Bactrocera neohumeralis isolate Rockhampton chromosome 3, APGP_CSIRO_Bneo_wtdbg2-racon-allhic-juicebox.fasta_v2, whole genome shotgun sequence genomic window:
- the LOC126752976 gene encoding restin homolog isoform X9 yields the protein MSRESDGNLSSINSAYTVDLYLEATGRRRSSDHGAVLTQDTEQFIIGQKVWVGGIRPGQIAYIGETHFAPGDWAGIVLDEPNGKNDGCVAGKRYFQCEPRRGIFSRLTRLTLAPLSGANTPTSPLAKMSPERSRTVSPTASIRSSFLRSPGKNGLAVGDRIIVSSGFGSRPGILRYLGETQFASGNWCGVELDEPSGKNDGSVDGIKYFECKPKYGVFVPIAKVSLSPSSKKSRLSRTGSRESLNSIGTINSIATTNTSRLRMNAQRKSLSIKPVVAAPKSQYSMQDLLHEKQKHIEQLMIERELDREDCQNQALQYQKNINELKSRIIQLERSLDDERKKSEDLQFSIDEATYCGNDVQTHVYREKIQELEKKLTDLSTETDSAKDTSTAINAPTETSIAENAKITLQLQQQKEEYEARLVNAEDEQKRLQENIVYLQKENEGLQKELVYKDESLEKFSLSACGIQNLRHELDLLKEEAEKERQQLQTDFTLKLEEKDMLLNTLRSELTAQKNALSTVEIERSNNQDEYEILQTECKNRDSQLQDVNEQLAKLKSELSMQKAENVTLEELVKVQQDKLLQEKKQMTEILQEVEKLKNEIISLRNTKDSAEIQLRAVNEDVKKLTESQKTLEEQLSAATSADQEHIDAITQLDIVIEDMKKKINDATVENDRLNAELRKEQELKIIAAVTEGELRKLLKDQQQEYTESLEELKKSNTTLTENRESDQRKLQECLDEKMKKIEALNIEAGQLKQGLKQLESNFSMTEQELNSKIEEFKVKEQTLLEDLRTKENALKSQAEACANHDRVIAEKIEYLNTTMSALETANNDLNQQKQELALTLNKCSDLNIANKMQDEQCAQQQLEIGNLTRKLDSLNTKCESLKTQNETLENELNSSRSIICQLEDEISRLKDQLAMYQKNLLETEGRNNDERLKLESQIEEIIQKCTNFSKDLEEERAITEQTRSEISKKNEQLTVLEEKSIKLELTLSDEKRKQENLQSKYESMVEQNKTLENDLNTLRTSSTDSNTELLKMSQMVTLKQKAYDELLDKTSMERINLEGQLEASQQRLDILCSQVEMLTQEMKSATEENIKRVEILKLEQEKCGKQELELSELSRKFEALSAKYTRIENENENLQRDLATLRNTSTTSGALVTKLTEELTQNQKTMQDLTDKSTADRLQLSNQLQELEQRLEAKLRETDLLRSELQEAIKSKDKQAEEFELLKFEMQAQSTCLLDILKEKESTEQKKIIENFQAQLRDAEQSKAKLDEAISSLQQQIKLLQDELLKSQLDFKAKEDELGKKIINLCNEGEEIREVLRQTKLDGSNSLSTLELEKLELHKTIESLQSELKTIEDELRKSRSEIEQLKKAKSSVLHDAKEFQNQIESLKSALDVANTEVQFRTKMAEDDKSKIEELRKMVDTVQAVNTNISATNAEMSHALLSLEQEKCETAHIFELFEMESDQNMEKIGEKLVDMKQKLIDAQAHIEQKSAIITEKESELSSILIKFEASQTALVGLQSTLLDQTTKISELNTANTELEKLVYEKKDLLEQQAALRSQLDEYKQVVNEMDNENTAKNEALHKLQERVKELEEENLRNMEFQESLNSDNVKIQRKLESLDLEKTREIVAAQSRINELQALKELKPNNSATADVPKEGEEPEGNLAQINFLNSIIADMQKKNDSLKAKIEALEALPTDFTQPKAFELIAKRKPAPRVFCDICDEFDKHETEDCPLQASDDRDYSPPPLTAATERKVRKLPEPRKYCETCEVFGHVTGECAEDEW from the exons ATGAGTCGTGAAAGCGATGGCAATTTGAGCTCTATTAACTCAGCATACACAG TCGATTTGTATCTTGAAGCCACCGGGCGCCGCCGCAGTTCAG ATCATGGTGCCGTTCTAACACAAGATACAGAACAGTTTATAATTGGTCAGAAAGTATGGGTAGGCGGTATTCGTCCCGGACAAATTGCTTACATTGGCGAGACTCATTTTGCACCCGGGGATTGGGCTGGGATTGTATTGGATGAACCGAACG GTAAAAATGATGGGTGCGTCGCTGGCAAACGTTATTTCCAATGCGAACCAAGGCGGGGTATTTTCTCGCGCTTAACACGTCTCACATTGGCACCACTTTCTGGGGCAAATACGCCGACCTCGCCACTTGCAAAAATGTCTCCAGAACGTTCACGTACGGTGTCACCAACTGCCAGCATACGCAGTTCATTTCTACGTAGCCCGGGAA AAAATGGCTTGGCAGTTGGCGATCGCATTATTGTGTCGTCTGGCTTCGGTAGTCGTCCAGGTATATTGCGTTATTTGGGTGAAACGCAGTTCGCTTCAGGCAATTGGTGTGGTGTGGAATTAGACGAGCCTTCTGGTAAAAATGATGGCTCCGTCGATGGTATAAA GTATTTCGAATGTAAGCCGAAATATGGAGTGTTCGTGCCGATTGCCAAAGTATCACTTTCGCCATCATCCAAAAAGTCTCGTCTATCCCGAACAGGCTCTCGAGAATCTCTCAACTCAATTGGTACTATAAACAGCAtcgcaacaacaaatacatctCGCTTGCGCATGAATGCTCAG CGCAAATCTTTGTCAATCAAGCCGGTCGTTGCCGCGCCTAAATCGCAATATTCCATGCAG GATTTACTACACGAGAAGCAGAAGCACATTGAGCAATTAATGATCGAGCGAGAGTTGGATCGTGAGGACTGCCAGAATCAGGCGCTACAATACCAGAAGAATATAAACGAG TTGAAGTCCCGAATAATTCAATTGGAGCGCTCACTGGATGATGAACGTAAAAAATCGGAAGATTTGCAATTCTCTATCGATGAAGCTACGTACTGTGGTAACGAT GTCCAAACTCATGTATATAGggaaaaaattcaggaattggAGAAAAAATTAACAGATCTTTCTACAG AAACAGACTCCGCTAAAGATACCTCTACTGCCATTAATGCGCCGACTGAAACATCCATTGCCGAGAACGCCAAAATTAcattacaattacaacaacaaaaagaggAATACGAAGCTCGGCTCGTTAACGCTGAAGATGAGCAAAAAAGATTGCAGGAAAATATAGTATATCTTCAAAAGGAAAATGAAGGATTGCAAAAAGAACTGGTGTACAAAGATGAGAGTCTTGAAAAATTCTCATTATCAGCATGTGGCATTCAGAATCTGCGTCATGAATTGGATCTGCTTAAAGAAGAAGCAGAGAAGGAGCGTCAGCAGTTGCAAACCGATTTTACTCTTAAACTGGAGGAGAAGGATATGCTATTAAACACATTGCGCTCTGAACTTACTGCTCAGAAAAATGCTCTATCTACGGTAGAAATCGAACGTTCTAATAACCAAGATGAATATGAGATTTTACAAACAGAATGCAAAAATCGTGATTCACAATTGCAGGATGTTAATGAGCAATTAGCGAAGTTGAAATCGGAATTAAGCATGCAAAAAGCAGAGAATGTGACACTAGAGGAACTAGTTAAAGTACAGCAAGACAAACTTTTGCAGGAGAAAAAGCAAAtgactgaaattttgcaagaagtcgagaaattgaaaaatgagaTAATAAGTTTGCGAAATACTAAAGACTCCGCAGAAATACAGCTTAGAGCAGTCAATGAAGACGTGAAAAAATTGACTGAATCGCAGAAGACCTTGGAAGAGCAGTTGTCGGCTGCAACAAGTGCAGATCAGGAGCATATAGATGCTATTACACAATTAGATATTGTCATAgaagatatgaaaaaaaaaattaatgatgcTACAGTAGAAAATGATCGTCTAAATGCAGAGCTTAGAAAAGAAcaagaattgaaaattattgccGCCGTTACAGAAGGAGAACTTCGTAAGCTTTTAAAGGATCAGCAACAAGAATATACAGAAAGCctagaagaattaaaaaaatcgaatacaaCTCTCACCGAAAATCGAGAAAGTGATCAACGAAAATTACAGGAATGTCTagatgaaaaaatgaaaaagattgAGGCTCTTAACATCGAGGCTGGTCAGTTAAAACAAGGCTTAAAGCAACTTGAATCGAATTTTTCGATGACCGAACAAGAATTGAATTCAAAGATCGAAGAATTTAAGGTAAAGGAGCAAACCCTGCTGGAAGATTTAAGAACTAAAGAAAATGCTTTAAAGTCTCAGGCGGAGGCATGTGCGAATCACGATCGTGTAATAGCAGAAAAAATAGAGTACCTTAATACGACCATGAGTGCGCTTGAAACCGCAAATAATGACTTAAATCAACAAAAGCAAGAGCTAGCGCTAACTTTAAACAAATGTTCTGATTTAAACATCGCAAATAAAATGCAAGATGAGCAGTGTGCgcagcaacaacttgaaatCGGAAATTTGACGCGCAAGCTAGATAGCCTCAATACAAAATGTGAAAGTCTGAAAACTCAAAATGAGACTCTTGAAAATGAACTTAATTCTTCCCGATCAATTATTTGTCAACTTGAGGATGAGATTAGTAGACTTAAAGATCAACTCGCGATGTATCAGAAGAATTTACTAGAAACTGAAGGAAGAAATAATGATGAACGGTTGAAGTTAGAAAGTCAGATAGAAGAGATTATtcaaaaatgtacaaatttttcaaaagatttgGAAGAAGAGCGCGCAATCACTGAGCAAACACGCAGCgagatatcaaaaaaaaatgagCAATTGACTGTTCTTGAGGAAAAGAGTATTAAACTCGAGCTGACACTCAGTGACGAAAAACGTAAGCAGGAGAATTTGCAAAGCAAATATGAATCTATGGTTGAGCAGAATAAAACACTTGAAAATGATTTGAACACACTCCGTACATCATCTACAGATTCAAACACTGAACTTTTGAAAATGTCACAAATGGTGACACTAAAACAAAAGGCTTACGATGAACTATTGGATAAAACTAGCATGGAGCGCATTAATCTCGAAGGACAGTTGGAGGCCAGTCAACAACGCCTAGATATATTGTGTAGCCAAGTAGAGATGCTTACGCAGGAAATGAAAAGTGCTACCGAGGAGAATATCAAGCGCGTAGAAATTCTTAAGCTGGAACAAGAAAAATGTGGTAAACAGGAGCTGGAATTAAGCGAGTTATCACGCAAATTTGAAGCACTTTCTGCGAAATATACGAGAATAGAGAATGAAAATGAGAATCTTCAAAGAGACTTGGCAACCCTGCGAAACACGTCAACCACTTCTGGTGCACTTGTAACCAAATTGACTGAGGAGCTTACTCAAAACCAGAAAACTATGCAGGACTTAACAGACAAATCAACTGCTGATCGCTTGCAACTTAGCAATCAATTGCAGGAGCTAGAACAGCGACTTGAAGCTAAACTTCGTGAAACGGATCTGTTAAGAAGTGAATTGCAAGaagcaataaaatcaaaagacAAACAAGCAGAAGAGTttgaattattgaaatttgaaatgcaAGCACAGTCAACATGTCTGTTAGATATCTTGAAGGAGAAAGAATCAACcgagcagaaaaaaattatcgaaaatttcCAAGCGCAGCTAAGGGATGCAGAGCAGAGTAAGGCCAAGTTAGATGAGGCTATTTCCagtctacaacaacaaataaaacttCTACAAGATGAATTACTAAAATCTCAACTCGATTTTAAAGCAAAGGAGGATGAGCtaggtaaaaaaataattaacttatgCAACGAGGGTGAAGAGATACGTGAGGTATTACGTCAAACCAAATTGGATGGTTCAAATTCACTCAGCACTTTAGAGTTAGAAAAGTTGGAACTACATAAGACAATAGAGAGTTTGCAATCAGAACTAAAAACAATCGAAGATGAACTGAGAAAAAGTCGTAGTGAAATCGAACAGTTAAAAAAAGCAAAGTCAAGCGTACTTCACGATGCCAAGGAGTTCCAAAATCAAATTGAATCATTGAAAAGTGCATTAGATGTTGCGAACACTGAAGTCCAATTTAGAACGAAAATGGCAGAAGACGATAAAAGTAAGATAGAGGAATTGAGGAAAATGGTGGACACAGTGCAAGCAGTCAACACAAATATTTCAGCAACCAATGCGGAGATGTCGCATGCACTGCTGTCCTTAGaacaagaaaaatgtgaaacagCCCATATATTCGAACTTTTTGAAATGGAATCTGatcaaaatatggaaaaaattggtgaaaaacTTGTCGACATGAAGCAGAAATTAATTGATGCGCAAGCTCATATTGAACAAAAATCGGCAATTATAACGGAAAAAGAAAGTGAACTGTCGAGTATCTTGATTAAATTTGAAGCATCACAAACGGCTTTAGTAGGATTACAGAGCACATTATTAGATCAGACCACAAAAATCTCTGAATTGAATACTGCAAATACGGAATTAGAAAAActagtttatgaaaaaaaagatttattagAACAACAAGCAGCCTTGCGAAGTCAACTCGACGAATACAAACAAGTAGTCAACGAAATGGATAATGAAAACACGGCTAAGAACGAAGCGCTACACAAGCTGCAGGAACGTGTTAAAGAGTTAGAAGAAGAAAACTTGCGCAATATGGAATTTCAAGAAAGTTTAAATAGTGATAACGTTAAAATACAACGAAAACTTGAGAGTCTTGATTTAGAAAAAACTCGTGAAATAGTTGCTGCACAAAGTCGTATCAATGAATTACAAGCATTGAAAGAATTGAAACCAAATAATTCAGCAACTGCTGATGTGCCAAAAGAG GGTGAAGAACCAGAAGGCAACTTAGCACAAATCAACTTCCTGAATTCTATAATTGCGGACATGCAAAAGAAAAATGACTCTTTAAAGGCTAAGATCGAAGCACTAGAAGCGTTACCCACAGACTTTACTCA ACCGAAAGCTTTTGAATTAATCGCTAAGCGGAAACCAGCTCCTCGTGTTTTCTGCGATATTTGCGATGAATTTGACAAACACGAAACCGAAGATTGCCCTCTTCAAGCATCCGATGATCGAGACTACTCACCTCCACCGTTGACCGCAGCGACAGAAAGGAAGGTCCGGAAATTACCAGAACCACGAAAATACTGTGAAACCTGTGAAG TTTTCGGTCACGTAACGGGTGAATGCGCTGAAGACGAGTGGTAG
- the LOC126752976 gene encoding restin homolog isoform X10 yields MSRESDGNLSSINSAYTDHGAVLTQDTEQFIIGQKVWVGGIRPGQIAYIGETHFAPGDWAGIVLDEPNGKNDGCVAGKRYFQCEPRRGIFSRLTRLTLAPLSGANTPTSPLAKMSPERSRTVSPTASIRSSFLRSPGKNGLAVGDRIIVSSGFGSRPGILRYLGETQFASGNWCGVELDEPSGKNDGSVDGIKYFECKPKYGVFVPIAKVSLSPSSKKSRLSRTGSRESLNSIGTINSIATTNTSRLRMNAQRKSLSIKPVVAAPKSQYSMQDLLHEKQKHIEQLMIERELDREDCQNQALQYQKNINELKSRIIQLERSLDDERKKSEDLQFSIDEATYCGNDVQTHVYREKIQELEKKLTDLSTETDSAKDTSTAINAPTETSIAENAKITLQLQQQKEEYEARLVNAEDEQKRLQENIVYLQKENEGLQKELVYKDESLEKFSLSACGIQNLRHELDLLKEEAEKERQQLQTDFTLKLEEKDMLLNTLRSELTAQKNALSTVEIERSNNQDEYEILQTECKNRDSQLQDVNEQLAKLKSELSMQKAENVTLEELVKVQQDKLLQEKKQMTEILQEVEKLKNEIISLRNTKDSAEIQLRAVNEDVKKLTESQKTLEEQLSAATSADQEHIDAITQLDIVIEDMKKKINDATVENDRLNAELRKEQELKIIAAVTEGELRKLLKDQQQEYTESLEELKKSNTTLTENRESDQRKLQECLDEKMKKIEALNIEAGQLKQGLKQLESNFSMTEQELNSKIEEFKVKEQTLLEDLRTKENALKSQAEACANHDRVIAEKIEYLNTTMSALETANNDLNQQKQELALTLNKCSDLNIANKMQDEQCAQQQLEIGNLTRKLDSLNTKCESLKTQNETLENELNSSRSIICQLEDEISRLKDQLAMYQKNLLETEGRNNDERLKLESQIEEIIQKCTNFSKDLEEERAITEQTRSEISKKNEQLTVLEEKSIKLELTLSDEKRKQENLQSKYESMVEQNKTLENDLNTLRTSSTDSNTELLKMSQMVTLKQKAYDELLDKTSMERINLEGQLEASQQRLDILCSQVEMLTQEMKSATEENIKRVEILKLEQEKCGKQELELSELSRKFEALSAKYTRIENENENLQRDLATLRNTSTTSGALVTKLTEELTQNQKTMQDLTDKSTADRLQLSNQLQELEQRLEAKLRETDLLRSELQEAIKSKDKQAEEFELLKFEMQAQSTCLLDILKEKESTEQKKIIENFQAQLRDAEQSKAKLDEAISSLQQQIKLLQDELLKSQLDFKAKEDELGKKIINLCNEGEEIREVLRQTKLDGSNSLSTLELEKLELHKTIESLQSELKTIEDELRKSRSEIEQLKKAKSSVLHDAKEFQNQIESLKSALDVANTEVQFRTKMAEDDKSKIEELRKMVDTVQAVNTNISATNAEMSHALLSLEQEKCETAHIFELFEMESDQNMEKIGEKLVDMKQKLIDAQAHIEQKSAIITEKESELSSILIKFEASQTALVGLQSTLLDQTTKISELNTANTELEKLVYEKKDLLEQQAALRSQLDEYKQVVNEMDNENTAKNEALHKLQERVKELEEENLRNMEFQESLNSDNVKIQRKLESLDLEKTREIVAAQSRINELQALKELKPNNSATADVPKEGEEPEGNLAQINFLNSIIADMQKKNDSLKAKIEALEALPTDFTQPKAFELIAKRKPAPRVFCDICDEFDKHETEDCPLQASDDRDYSPPPLTAATERKVRKLPEPRKYCETCEVFGHVTGECAEDEW; encoded by the exons ATGAGTCGTGAAAGCGATGGCAATTTGAGCTCTATTAACTCAGCATACACAG ATCATGGTGCCGTTCTAACACAAGATACAGAACAGTTTATAATTGGTCAGAAAGTATGGGTAGGCGGTATTCGTCCCGGACAAATTGCTTACATTGGCGAGACTCATTTTGCACCCGGGGATTGGGCTGGGATTGTATTGGATGAACCGAACG GTAAAAATGATGGGTGCGTCGCTGGCAAACGTTATTTCCAATGCGAACCAAGGCGGGGTATTTTCTCGCGCTTAACACGTCTCACATTGGCACCACTTTCTGGGGCAAATACGCCGACCTCGCCACTTGCAAAAATGTCTCCAGAACGTTCACGTACGGTGTCACCAACTGCCAGCATACGCAGTTCATTTCTACGTAGCCCGGGAA AAAATGGCTTGGCAGTTGGCGATCGCATTATTGTGTCGTCTGGCTTCGGTAGTCGTCCAGGTATATTGCGTTATTTGGGTGAAACGCAGTTCGCTTCAGGCAATTGGTGTGGTGTGGAATTAGACGAGCCTTCTGGTAAAAATGATGGCTCCGTCGATGGTATAAA GTATTTCGAATGTAAGCCGAAATATGGAGTGTTCGTGCCGATTGCCAAAGTATCACTTTCGCCATCATCCAAAAAGTCTCGTCTATCCCGAACAGGCTCTCGAGAATCTCTCAACTCAATTGGTACTATAAACAGCAtcgcaacaacaaatacatctCGCTTGCGCATGAATGCTCAG CGCAAATCTTTGTCAATCAAGCCGGTCGTTGCCGCGCCTAAATCGCAATATTCCATGCAG GATTTACTACACGAGAAGCAGAAGCACATTGAGCAATTAATGATCGAGCGAGAGTTGGATCGTGAGGACTGCCAGAATCAGGCGCTACAATACCAGAAGAATATAAACGAG TTGAAGTCCCGAATAATTCAATTGGAGCGCTCACTGGATGATGAACGTAAAAAATCGGAAGATTTGCAATTCTCTATCGATGAAGCTACGTACTGTGGTAACGAT GTCCAAACTCATGTATATAGggaaaaaattcaggaattggAGAAAAAATTAACAGATCTTTCTACAG AAACAGACTCCGCTAAAGATACCTCTACTGCCATTAATGCGCCGACTGAAACATCCATTGCCGAGAACGCCAAAATTAcattacaattacaacaacaaaaagaggAATACGAAGCTCGGCTCGTTAACGCTGAAGATGAGCAAAAAAGATTGCAGGAAAATATAGTATATCTTCAAAAGGAAAATGAAGGATTGCAAAAAGAACTGGTGTACAAAGATGAGAGTCTTGAAAAATTCTCATTATCAGCATGTGGCATTCAGAATCTGCGTCATGAATTGGATCTGCTTAAAGAAGAAGCAGAGAAGGAGCGTCAGCAGTTGCAAACCGATTTTACTCTTAAACTGGAGGAGAAGGATATGCTATTAAACACATTGCGCTCTGAACTTACTGCTCAGAAAAATGCTCTATCTACGGTAGAAATCGAACGTTCTAATAACCAAGATGAATATGAGATTTTACAAACAGAATGCAAAAATCGTGATTCACAATTGCAGGATGTTAATGAGCAATTAGCGAAGTTGAAATCGGAATTAAGCATGCAAAAAGCAGAGAATGTGACACTAGAGGAACTAGTTAAAGTACAGCAAGACAAACTTTTGCAGGAGAAAAAGCAAAtgactgaaattttgcaagaagtcgagaaattgaaaaatgagaTAATAAGTTTGCGAAATACTAAAGACTCCGCAGAAATACAGCTTAGAGCAGTCAATGAAGACGTGAAAAAATTGACTGAATCGCAGAAGACCTTGGAAGAGCAGTTGTCGGCTGCAACAAGTGCAGATCAGGAGCATATAGATGCTATTACACAATTAGATATTGTCATAgaagatatgaaaaaaaaaattaatgatgcTACAGTAGAAAATGATCGTCTAAATGCAGAGCTTAGAAAAGAAcaagaattgaaaattattgccGCCGTTACAGAAGGAGAACTTCGTAAGCTTTTAAAGGATCAGCAACAAGAATATACAGAAAGCctagaagaattaaaaaaatcgaatacaaCTCTCACCGAAAATCGAGAAAGTGATCAACGAAAATTACAGGAATGTCTagatgaaaaaatgaaaaagattgAGGCTCTTAACATCGAGGCTGGTCAGTTAAAACAAGGCTTAAAGCAACTTGAATCGAATTTTTCGATGACCGAACAAGAATTGAATTCAAAGATCGAAGAATTTAAGGTAAAGGAGCAAACCCTGCTGGAAGATTTAAGAACTAAAGAAAATGCTTTAAAGTCTCAGGCGGAGGCATGTGCGAATCACGATCGTGTAATAGCAGAAAAAATAGAGTACCTTAATACGACCATGAGTGCGCTTGAAACCGCAAATAATGACTTAAATCAACAAAAGCAAGAGCTAGCGCTAACTTTAAACAAATGTTCTGATTTAAACATCGCAAATAAAATGCAAGATGAGCAGTGTGCgcagcaacaacttgaaatCGGAAATTTGACGCGCAAGCTAGATAGCCTCAATACAAAATGTGAAAGTCTGAAAACTCAAAATGAGACTCTTGAAAATGAACTTAATTCTTCCCGATCAATTATTTGTCAACTTGAGGATGAGATTAGTAGACTTAAAGATCAACTCGCGATGTATCAGAAGAATTTACTAGAAACTGAAGGAAGAAATAATGATGAACGGTTGAAGTTAGAAAGTCAGATAGAAGAGATTATtcaaaaatgtacaaatttttcaaaagatttgGAAGAAGAGCGCGCAATCACTGAGCAAACACGCAGCgagatatcaaaaaaaaatgagCAATTGACTGTTCTTGAGGAAAAGAGTATTAAACTCGAGCTGACACTCAGTGACGAAAAACGTAAGCAGGAGAATTTGCAAAGCAAATATGAATCTATGGTTGAGCAGAATAAAACACTTGAAAATGATTTGAACACACTCCGTACATCATCTACAGATTCAAACACTGAACTTTTGAAAATGTCACAAATGGTGACACTAAAACAAAAGGCTTACGATGAACTATTGGATAAAACTAGCATGGAGCGCATTAATCTCGAAGGACAGTTGGAGGCCAGTCAACAACGCCTAGATATATTGTGTAGCCAAGTAGAGATGCTTACGCAGGAAATGAAAAGTGCTACCGAGGAGAATATCAAGCGCGTAGAAATTCTTAAGCTGGAACAAGAAAAATGTGGTAAACAGGAGCTGGAATTAAGCGAGTTATCACGCAAATTTGAAGCACTTTCTGCGAAATATACGAGAATAGAGAATGAAAATGAGAATCTTCAAAGAGACTTGGCAACCCTGCGAAACACGTCAACCACTTCTGGTGCACTTGTAACCAAATTGACTGAGGAGCTTACTCAAAACCAGAAAACTATGCAGGACTTAACAGACAAATCAACTGCTGATCGCTTGCAACTTAGCAATCAATTGCAGGAGCTAGAACAGCGACTTGAAGCTAAACTTCGTGAAACGGATCTGTTAAGAAGTGAATTGCAAGaagcaataaaatcaaaagacAAACAAGCAGAAGAGTttgaattattgaaatttgaaatgcaAGCACAGTCAACATGTCTGTTAGATATCTTGAAGGAGAAAGAATCAACcgagcagaaaaaaattatcgaaaatttcCAAGCGCAGCTAAGGGATGCAGAGCAGAGTAAGGCCAAGTTAGATGAGGCTATTTCCagtctacaacaacaaataaaacttCTACAAGATGAATTACTAAAATCTCAACTCGATTTTAAAGCAAAGGAGGATGAGCtaggtaaaaaaataattaacttatgCAACGAGGGTGAAGAGATACGTGAGGTATTACGTCAAACCAAATTGGATGGTTCAAATTCACTCAGCACTTTAGAGTTAGAAAAGTTGGAACTACATAAGACAATAGAGAGTTTGCAATCAGAACTAAAAACAATCGAAGATGAACTGAGAAAAAGTCGTAGTGAAATCGAACAGTTAAAAAAAGCAAAGTCAAGCGTACTTCACGATGCCAAGGAGTTCCAAAATCAAATTGAATCATTGAAAAGTGCATTAGATGTTGCGAACACTGAAGTCCAATTTAGAACGAAAATGGCAGAAGACGATAAAAGTAAGATAGAGGAATTGAGGAAAATGGTGGACACAGTGCAAGCAGTCAACACAAATATTTCAGCAACCAATGCGGAGATGTCGCATGCACTGCTGTCCTTAGaacaagaaaaatgtgaaacagCCCATATATTCGAACTTTTTGAAATGGAATCTGatcaaaatatggaaaaaattggtgaaaaacTTGTCGACATGAAGCAGAAATTAATTGATGCGCAAGCTCATATTGAACAAAAATCGGCAATTATAACGGAAAAAGAAAGTGAACTGTCGAGTATCTTGATTAAATTTGAAGCATCACAAACGGCTTTAGTAGGATTACAGAGCACATTATTAGATCAGACCACAAAAATCTCTGAATTGAATACTGCAAATACGGAATTAGAAAAActagtttatgaaaaaaaagatttattagAACAACAAGCAGCCTTGCGAAGTCAACTCGACGAATACAAACAAGTAGTCAACGAAATGGATAATGAAAACACGGCTAAGAACGAAGCGCTACACAAGCTGCAGGAACGTGTTAAAGAGTTAGAAGAAGAAAACTTGCGCAATATGGAATTTCAAGAAAGTTTAAATAGTGATAACGTTAAAATACAACGAAAACTTGAGAGTCTTGATTTAGAAAAAACTCGTGAAATAGTTGCTGCACAAAGTCGTATCAATGAATTACAAGCATTGAAAGAATTGAAACCAAATAATTCAGCAACTGCTGATGTGCCAAAAGAG GGTGAAGAACCAGAAGGCAACTTAGCACAAATCAACTTCCTGAATTCTATAATTGCGGACATGCAAAAGAAAAATGACTCTTTAAAGGCTAAGATCGAAGCACTAGAAGCGTTACCCACAGACTTTACTCA ACCGAAAGCTTTTGAATTAATCGCTAAGCGGAAACCAGCTCCTCGTGTTTTCTGCGATATTTGCGATGAATTTGACAAACACGAAACCGAAGATTGCCCTCTTCAAGCATCCGATGATCGAGACTACTCACCTCCACCGTTGACCGCAGCGACAGAAAGGAAGGTCCGGAAATTACCAGAACCACGAAAATACTGTGAAACCTGTGAAG TTTTCGGTCACGTAACGGGTGAATGCGCTGAAGACGAGTGGTAG